A region from the Sander vitreus isolate 19-12246 chromosome 1, sanVit1, whole genome shotgun sequence genome encodes:
- the LOC144516206 gene encoding synapse-associated protein 1-like, protein MFKSFGTWLGLEDQAYTKTSDDTEKLSVEQEEKVVEAQNEVNKQQPAGQDGEPEANREENSELGKGLGDYIFSFATSATRKISDSVVETAQSIKKTVEEGKIDGIIDKTFLGDFQKEQEKFVQEKKAKKSEAAVPPWVGYNEEETIQQQILALSADKRNFLRDPPAGVQFHFDMEQMYPLAAVMLEEDQLLNCMRFDLVPKHVKEEVFWRNYFYRVSLVKQSAQLTALAAQQQQKDGEDRAASVSPEDVVLTDVRPKTPPVSISDIQKPPQEDEEEMSTSPGVSEFVSDAFNSTGIDQEDLRKEMEQLVLDKKESVPSPDDECADWEKELQQELQEYEVVSGSDNKDDQWDQEIEKMLQADDS, encoded by the exons ATGTTCAAAAGCTTCGGGACGTGGTTGGGTTTGGAGGACCAGGCGTACACGAAGACGTCGGACGACACAGAAAAGCTGAGTGTGGAGCAGGAAGAAAAGGTGGTGGAAGCACAGAACGAGGTAAACAAACAGCAGCCAGCTGGCCAGGATGGAGAACCAGAGGCCAACCGAGAAGAGAACTCTGAGCTCGGCAAAGGACTCGGGG ATTACATCTTCAGTTTTGCCACAAGTGCCACCAGGAAGATCTCTGATTCGGTGGTAGAGACAGCGCAGAGCATCAAGAAGACTGTGGAAGAAGGGAAGATCGACGGCATCATAGACAAG ACTTTCCTAGGAGACTTTCAAAAGGAGCAAGAGAAGTTTGTCCAAGAGAAGAAGGCAAAAAAATCAg AAGCAGCGGTGCCTCCCTGGGTCGGCTACAACGAGGAGGAGACGATCCAGCAACAGATCCTTGCTCTGTCAGCC GACAAGAGAAACTTCTTGCGAGACCCTCCCGCTGGTGTTCAATTCCACTTCGACATGGAGCAGATGTATCCTCTGGCTGCAGTGATGCTGGAGGAAGACCAGCTCCTCAACTGCATGCGCTTTGACCTGGTCCCAAAACA TGTAAAGGAGGAGGTGTTCTGGAGGAATTATTTCTACCGGGTGTCTCTGGTCAAGCAGTCAGCCCAGCTGACAGCGCTGGcagcccagcagcagcagaaggacGGCGAGGACAGAGCGGCCAGTGTTTCCCCCGAGGACGTCGTTCTAACAG acgTCAGACCAAAAACACCACCAGTTTCCATCAGCGACATACAGAAG CCACCtcaggaggatgaggaggagatgtcGACCAGCCCCGGAGTGTCGGAGTTTGTGAGCGACGCCTTCAACTCGACAGGCATTGACCAGGAGGATCTGAGGAAAGAGATGGAGCAGCTGGTGCTGGATAAGAAGGAGAGCGTCCCTTCTCCTGATG ACGAGTGCGCCGACTGGGagaaggagctgcagcaggaaCTCCAGGAGTACGAGGTGGTGAGCGGCTCAGACAACAAGGACGACCAATGGGATCAAGAGATCGAGAAGATGCTCCAGGCCGACGACAGCTAG
- the phospho2 gene encoding pyridoxal phosphate phosphatase PHOSPHO2 isoform X1, producing MKTLMVFDFDHTVIDDNSDTWVIRCLPGQTLPDSVKNSYRKGHWTEFMGRVMNYIGEQQISPDRVRSVMETIPFTAGMTDLLTFISEHKSTIDCIVISDSNTMFIDWILHASGFKAAVDQVFTNPARFNELGHMEVRGHHSHDCDRCPVNLCKRKVLEVYLSEQSDGGVEYERVFYAGDGGNDLCPTSCLRGRDVVMPRKGYTLEKLLARLEQREDNASLRAKVVAWSSGTDILEELKASINSPP from the exons ATGAAGACTCTGATGGTGTTTGATTTTGACCACACTGTGATCGATGACAACAGTGACACTTGGGTGATTAG ATGCCTTCCAGGTCAGACTCTTCCCGACTCTGTGAAGAATTCCTACAGGAAAGGCCACTGGACTGAGTTCATGGGCCGAGTGATGAACTACATAG GAGAGCAGCAGATCAGCCCAGACAGGGTCCGCAGTGTGATGGAGACCATCCCCTTCACAGCTGGAATGACAGACTTGCTGACATTCATATCAGAGCATAAAAGCACCATTGACTGCATAGTCATCTCTGACTCCAACACCATGTTCATAGACTGGATCCTCCACGCGTCTGGGTTCAAGGCGGCTGTGGATCAGGTTTTCACCAACCCGGCTAGGTTCAATGAGCTCGGGCACATGGAGGTGCGGGGCCACCACTCTCACGACTGCGACCGATGCCCCGTCAACCTCTGTAAGAGGAAAGTCCTGGAGGTATATCTGTCAGAGCAGTCGGACGGAGGTGTGGAGTACGAGCGGGTATTCTACGCGGGGGACGGTGGGAATGATCTCTGCCCGACTTCCTGTCTGAGAGGGCGTGATGTTGTGATGCCCAGGAAGGGCTACACTCTGGAGAAACTGCTGGCCAGACTGGAACAACGGGAAGATAACGCTTCTCTCCGAGCTAAAGTGGTTGCCTGGAGCAGTGGCACTGACATCCTCGAGGAACTGAAAGCTA GTATTAACTCTCCACCATGA
- the phospho2 gene encoding pyridoxal phosphate phosphatase PHOSPHO2 isoform X2, translating into MKTLMVFDFDHTVIDDNSDTWVIRCLPGQTLPDSVKNSYRKGHWTEFMGRVMNYIGEQQISPDRVRSVMETIPFTAGMTDLLTFISEHKSTIDCIVISDSNTMFIDWILHASGFKAAVDQVFTNPARFNELGHMEVRGHHSHDCDRCPVNLCKRKVLEVYLSEQSDGGVEYERVFYAGDGGNDLCPTSCLRGRDVVMPRKGYTLEKLLARLEQREDNASLRAKVVAWSSGTDILEELKASMQL; encoded by the exons ATGAAGACTCTGATGGTGTTTGATTTTGACCACACTGTGATCGATGACAACAGTGACACTTGGGTGATTAG ATGCCTTCCAGGTCAGACTCTTCCCGACTCTGTGAAGAATTCCTACAGGAAAGGCCACTGGACTGAGTTCATGGGCCGAGTGATGAACTACATAG GAGAGCAGCAGATCAGCCCAGACAGGGTCCGCAGTGTGATGGAGACCATCCCCTTCACAGCTGGAATGACAGACTTGCTGACATTCATATCAGAGCATAAAAGCACCATTGACTGCATAGTCATCTCTGACTCCAACACCATGTTCATAGACTGGATCCTCCACGCGTCTGGGTTCAAGGCGGCTGTGGATCAGGTTTTCACCAACCCGGCTAGGTTCAATGAGCTCGGGCACATGGAGGTGCGGGGCCACCACTCTCACGACTGCGACCGATGCCCCGTCAACCTCTGTAAGAGGAAAGTCCTGGAGGTATATCTGTCAGAGCAGTCGGACGGAGGTGTGGAGTACGAGCGGGTATTCTACGCGGGGGACGGTGGGAATGATCTCTGCCCGACTTCCTGTCTGAGAGGGCGTGATGTTGTGATGCCCAGGAAGGGCTACACTCTGGAGAAACTGCTGGCCAGACTGGAACAACGGGAAGATAACGCTTCTCTCCGAGCTAAAGTGGTTGCCTGGAGCAGTGGCACTGACATCCTCGAGGAACTGAAAGCTAGTATGCAGTTGTAG